In a single window of the Olivibacter sp. SDN3 genome:
- a CDS encoding phytanoyl-CoA dioxygenase family protein produces MEKKAEETVKMSFDRDGYVFIPQFMDAHTFTQLKETLDNFIENIAPGMPAEHAFYEDPVDRKSLKQMFHLSDYDPFFAHLLHDSDFKKLAEVLLGEPIAKGYVEYFNKPPGIGQATPPHQDCYYFMLTPPQAITFWIPIEDVDEENGCLRYVRGSHVKGMRPHGRNNTLGFSQCIVDFGKPEDIANEMPMHAKTGDILVHHGMTIHRADGNHSKTRSRRVIGLVYFGQSAVEDVAAKKAYQEKLKKERQE; encoded by the coding sequence ATGGAAAAGAAAGCAGAAGAAACCGTAAAGATGTCATTCGATAGGGATGGTTACGTATTTATTCCACAGTTTATGGATGCTCATACCTTTACGCAATTGAAGGAGACCTTAGACAATTTTATCGAAAACATAGCCCCCGGTATGCCTGCAGAACATGCTTTTTATGAAGACCCGGTAGACCGGAAATCCCTGAAGCAAATGTTTCATTTATCCGATTATGACCCTTTTTTTGCCCATTTGCTGCACGATAGTGATTTTAAAAAGTTAGCTGAGGTCCTGTTGGGTGAACCCATCGCCAAGGGATATGTAGAGTATTTCAATAAGCCTCCCGGTATTGGGCAAGCTACTCCACCACATCAGGATTGCTATTATTTTATGTTGACGCCACCACAGGCCATTACCTTTTGGATACCTATCGAAGATGTGGATGAGGAAAATGGTTGTTTGCGTTATGTGCGGGGGTCGCATGTGAAAGGGATGCGTCCACATGGCAGGAATAACACCTTGGGCTTTTCCCAGTGTATCGTGGATTTTGGAAAGCCAGAAGATATTGCCAATGAAATGCCTATGCACGCAAAGACAGGCGATATACTGGTTCATCATGGTATGACCATTCATCGGGCGGATGGTAATCACAGTAAAACCCGTTCCCGAAGGGTAATAGGCTTGGTTTATTTTGGACAATCAGCCGTTGAAGATGTTGCGGCAAAAAAGGCCTATCAGGAAAAACTTAAAAAAGAAAGACAGGAGTAA
- a CDS encoding HpcH/HpaI aldolase/citrate lyase family protein, with amino-acid sequence MMRKSTVLEKLRSNQKASCFKVNLKDAQVAEIAAIQGFDCIWVDLEHIGQDWSVIAAHVWATKAHRADLMVRVPRGAYSDYIRPLELDATGILVPHVMSLQDAKDIIYQTRFFPLGRRPLDGGNADAAYTHIGLDEYLSSANRERFIALQIEDPEPLPELEAIAQLEGFDMLFFGPGDFSQGIGAPGQWDHPLLVDARKRVAAVANQYGKFAATVGSPETLESLFAMGYHLVSVGADVVGLSQYCQRMAAAFVGLDSSDTTGTYYERP; translated from the coding sequence ATGATGAGAAAAAGTACCGTTTTGGAAAAGCTTCGCAGTAATCAAAAGGCAAGTTGTTTTAAGGTAAACCTCAAAGACGCCCAGGTAGCCGAGATAGCGGCTATACAGGGTTTCGATTGCATTTGGGTAGACTTGGAGCACATCGGGCAGGACTGGTCGGTTATTGCTGCCCACGTATGGGCAACAAAGGCACACCGAGCAGATCTCATGGTACGGGTGCCAAGGGGAGCATACAGCGATTATATCCGACCTTTGGAACTGGATGCTACCGGTATTCTTGTCCCTCATGTGATGAGCCTCCAAGATGCCAAGGATATCATTTATCAAACGCGTTTTTTCCCTTTGGGACGTCGCCCGTTGGATGGCGGCAATGCCGATGCCGCGTATACGCATATCGGTTTAGATGAATACCTGTCCAGTGCCAATCGCGAACGCTTCATCGCTTTGCAAATTGAAGACCCCGAGCCTTTACCTGAATTGGAGGCTATAGCCCAGCTGGAAGGTTTTGATATGTTATTTTTTGGACCGGGAGATTTCAGTCAGGGTATCGGTGCTCCGGGGCAATGGGATCATCCTTTGCTCGTAGATGCCCGAAAGCGTGTAGCGGCCGTTGCCAATCAATATGGAAAATTTGCGGCAACGGTAGGCAGCCCCGAAACCCTGGAAAGTCTATTTGCGATGGGCTACCACTTGGTAAGCGTAGGAGCCGATGTAGTGGGGTTATCGCAGTATTGCCAACGCATGGCCGCAGCTTTTGTCGGTCTGGATTCGTCGGATACTACCGGAACCTATTATGAACGACCCTAA
- a CDS encoding Gfo/Idh/MocA family oxidoreductase translates to MIRLGIIGMSVGNAHPYSWSSIINGSFDPAEIARVGYPAVAAYLTANADTLGIDGTQVTHVWCQEESVARSIARSAAIPHVVNRMEDMIGHVDAVILARDDPGQHMQMASPFLAADVPLFIDKPLSVTMEELHWFSQQEAAGKFLMSCSSMRYAAECRTAKTFLPALGELQLVTAVGKKDWTTYGIHMVEGLSGMLEDPLPKRVQYVGAPDRDIVLVDFAAGFTASFHLFKHISPTFQFTFYGKEGWHQVEIQNSYIMFKETILTFVKSLRAKRALLSFTKTYRVIEIVSKALESKALNGNPVVIHP, encoded by the coding sequence ATGATACGTTTAGGAATTATTGGGATGAGTGTTGGGAATGCACACCCTTATTCATGGTCGTCTATTATCAACGGTTCTTTTGATCCGGCAGAGATTGCGCGTGTAGGTTATCCTGCGGTAGCCGCCTATTTGACAGCCAATGCCGATACCCTGGGCATTGATGGAACGCAGGTTACACACGTATGGTGCCAAGAGGAGTCTGTTGCCCGTAGTATCGCACGGTCTGCTGCTATTCCACATGTGGTCAACCGGATGGAGGACATGATCGGCCATGTGGATGCGGTTATCCTCGCTCGGGACGATCCCGGTCAGCATATGCAGATGGCAAGCCCGTTTTTGGCTGCGGATGTTCCGCTATTTATCGACAAGCCCTTATCGGTAACTATGGAAGAGCTGCATTGGTTTTCGCAGCAGGAAGCCGCTGGTAAATTCTTGATGTCCTGTTCGTCGATGCGCTATGCCGCAGAGTGCCGGACAGCCAAGACATTTTTGCCGGCGTTGGGTGAGTTACAGCTGGTAACTGCCGTGGGGAAAAAAGACTGGACAACTTATGGTATACACATGGTGGAGGGGCTGTCTGGTATGCTTGAAGACCCTTTACCCAAGCGGGTACAATATGTAGGTGCGCCCGATCGTGATATTGTGCTTGTCGATTTTGCCGCCGGTTTTACTGCATCCTTTCATCTCTTTAAACACATATCGCCAACCTTTCAGTTTACTTTTTACGGTAAAGAAGGGTGGCATCAGGTAGAAATTCAAAATTCCTATATCATGTTTAAGGAAACCATTCTTACTTTCGTGAAGTCTTTAAGGGCGAAGAGAGCCTTATTGTCTTTTACCAAGACCTATCGCGTCATCGAAATTGTATCTAAGGCCTTGGAAAGTAAAGCATTGAACGGTAATCCTGTGGTGATTCATCCTTAA
- a CDS encoding aldo/keto reductase, with translation MKQRRLGNTGIDVSELAFGGVEIGMPYGLHAQAGAAGLMDASSAIALLHQALDRGINFYDTARLYGNSEAFMGKAFAGKRSAVVFATKCRHFKDPAGQIPAYGPLRKLVESSLQESLRALQTDYIDVFMVHYADLAILENEDVQRVFTALRSAGTVRAIGVSVYEPSETQQALEAGCWDLIQLPFNLMDQRQRVFFDEAARRGIGIVARSVLLRGLLSDRNVDWHPALKKVEQHIASYQALVRPPIRHLAQLATKFVLSYPAVTSVLVGLDKEEYLEEAISTALGDHLDEHLFQKAIAMAYPDPDFLNLANWDRRGWI, from the coding sequence ATGAAGCAAAGAAGATTAGGAAATACGGGTATAGATGTATCTGAGCTCGCTTTCGGTGGAGTGGAGATTGGCATGCCTTATGGCCTGCATGCACAGGCAGGGGCGGCGGGGCTTATGGATGCTTCCAGTGCCATTGCTTTGTTACATCAAGCGCTAGATCGCGGGATCAATTTCTATGATACGGCGAGGCTCTATGGAAATAGTGAAGCGTTCATGGGAAAAGCCTTTGCCGGTAAGCGGTCGGCAGTGGTATTCGCAACGAAATGCCGTCACTTCAAGGATCCTGCTGGGCAGATTCCTGCATACGGACCTTTAAGGAAGCTGGTAGAGAGCTCCCTTCAGGAAAGCCTTAGAGCCTTGCAGACAGATTATATAGATGTCTTTATGGTGCATTATGCCGATCTGGCCATTTTAGAAAATGAAGACGTCCAGCGCGTTTTTACAGCGCTCCGTTCTGCAGGTACGGTACGGGCAATTGGCGTTTCCGTTTATGAACCTTCCGAAACTCAGCAAGCGTTGGAAGCGGGTTGTTGGGACCTTATACAATTGCCATTCAATTTAATGGATCAGCGTCAACGGGTATTTTTTGACGAAGCTGCACGGCGTGGTATTGGTATTGTGGCTCGGTCGGTGCTCCTGCGCGGTTTGTTAAGTGACCGGAATGTCGATTGGCATCCAGCCTTAAAAAAAGTAGAGCAGCATATTGCTTCCTATCAGGCACTGGTTAGGCCACCAATTCGGCATTTAGCTCAACTGGCTACCAAATTTGTCTTGAGTTATCCGGCTGTAACTTCGGTATTGGTGGGCTTAGACAAAGAAGAATATCTGGAAGAAGCTATTAGCACCGCGTTGGGTGATCATTTGGATGAGCATTTGTTCCAAAAGGCCATTGCGATGGCCTACCCGGATCCTGATTTTTTAAATTTGGCTAATTGGGATAGGAGGGGATGGATATGA
- a CDS encoding MFS transporter encodes MNKRIYAWLVVVLLCVVGCLNYLDRTMITTMRASIIQAIPMTDGQFGLLTSVFLWTYGALSPIAGYLADRFNRSRVIIASLFIWSAVTWLTAYANSFEHLLITRILMGFSEACYIPAALALIMDYHRGETRSFANSMHMAGVMVGQSLGFVGGWLAERHTWNFAFFIFGFIGMGYALLLLFTLKDERKEEDVVAHVLPVPLVPSNDVRFTKAIRVLFSNKQYLLALAAWCLLGIVGWLIVGWLPTYFKEHFALSQTKAGIYATGYFHTAALIGVLVGGLLADRWAKVHPRGRILLPTVGLLVAAPAIYLASTTNILAVAIFCFMLFAFTRIFTDGNMMPILCLITDRRYRATGYGVLNLFSCLIGGLGIYIGGIMRDAAINLSVLFQIATLIILSCAFLLYRIRPSSRYEESTKIK; translated from the coding sequence ATGAATAAAAGGATATATGCATGGCTGGTGGTCGTCTTGCTTTGTGTAGTTGGTTGTTTGAATTATTTGGACCGCACGATGATTACCACGATGCGTGCATCCATTATTCAGGCCATTCCGATGACGGATGGGCAATTTGGGCTGTTGACGTCTGTTTTTCTCTGGACTTATGGTGCACTTAGTCCAATAGCTGGCTACCTGGCCGATCGCTTTAATCGAAGTAGGGTCATAATAGCCAGTCTGTTCATTTGGTCGGCCGTTACCTGGCTAACGGCTTATGCCAATAGTTTTGAGCACTTGCTCATCACACGTATTTTGATGGGATTCAGCGAAGCCTGTTACATTCCAGCAGCCTTGGCACTGATCATGGATTATCATCGGGGTGAAACCCGTTCATTTGCCAATAGTATGCATATGGCGGGTGTCATGGTGGGGCAAAGCCTGGGTTTTGTTGGTGGTTGGCTCGCTGAGCGCCATACCTGGAATTTTGCTTTTTTTATTTTCGGATTTATAGGAATGGGCTATGCACTCCTATTGCTGTTTACCTTGAAAGATGAACGAAAAGAAGAGGATGTGGTTGCTCACGTGTTACCCGTTCCGTTAGTTCCTTCAAATGATGTGCGTTTCACGAAGGCCATCCGCGTACTTTTCAGTAATAAACAGTATCTTTTGGCTTTAGCTGCCTGGTGTTTACTGGGTATTGTGGGCTGGTTGATTGTTGGATGGCTTCCAACTTATTTTAAAGAGCATTTTGCGTTGTCACAGACCAAGGCGGGTATTTATGCTACTGGGTATTTTCACACGGCTGCATTGATCGGTGTGTTGGTTGGTGGCCTATTGGCCGATCGTTGGGCTAAGGTGCATCCCCGTGGCCGTATTTTGCTGCCCACTGTGGGACTGTTGGTTGCAGCGCCCGCTATCTATCTGGCAAGCACAACAAATATCTTGGCAGTGGCTATTTTTTGTTTCATGTTATTTGCCTTTACCCGTATTTTTACAGATGGTAACATGATGCCCATTTTATGTTTAATTACCGATAGGCGGTACCGGGCCACGGGTTATGGCGTACTGAACCTCTTCAGTTGTTTAATTGGTGGACTAGGTATTTATATTGGTGGTATCATGCGTGACGCGGCGATCAACTTAAGTGTATTGTTTCAGATAGCCACGCTTATCATATTGAGTTGTGCTTTCCTGTTATATAGGATAAGGCCTTCGTCGAGGTATGAAGAGTCAACAAAAATCAAATAA
- a CDS encoding RagB/SusD family nutrient uptake outer membrane protein: MMKTSKTTFYTIAIFLWMCCGSCSRQLDVSPTSVITTTSFWQTEDDANGALTGMYISLRDVAVNIYRSEIRSDVYEGGVSGTGGDFADIQGNTLTPTNPGHPGWAGYYRAINDANLILKYVPEISFTSEAAKQRILAEAYTTRAYMHYIISKTWGDAIIRDEPIESSSAEVTQRERSPQTEVFAFIKQDLEQAIALFPDDSFPSGRMRWSRAAANAVKADVNLFTGKRLGGGSADFSNALAAIEAIEGTDTGLLPDFADIFRYDNKGNRELLMVIHHDVIEGGLFLHFTWFGSQLPANVGEESRNLILPTGNGIGLLVATQLVRNQFSMTDSRRDATFHEVFAYDANGNATYYTNVNLKFSGIVEGGTRYFTNDAILYRYADVLLMKAEAKNALGQDPSVEMNEIRRRAFGSAFNNHIFVNGSQEENETLILRERLLELLFEGKRWDDLVRYGKVFDIVPNLQSRRDEQHLLLFPIGNNILNTEPLVVQNPGYE, translated from the coding sequence ATGATGAAAACTTCGAAAACAACCTTTTACACGATAGCCATCTTTTTATGGATGTGCTGTGGGTCCTGTTCGCGTCAGCTGGATGTATCGCCCACTAGCGTGATCACCACCACTTCCTTTTGGCAGACGGAAGATGACGCCAATGGGGCGCTCACGGGCATGTACATCAGCCTGCGCGATGTGGCCGTAAATATTTATCGCAGTGAAATCCGAAGCGATGTATATGAGGGAGGTGTTTCCGGTACGGGCGGAGACTTTGCGGATATACAGGGAAATACCCTTACGCCAACCAATCCGGGGCATCCGGGCTGGGCGGGTTATTATCGGGCGATAAATGATGCCAATTTGATACTAAAATATGTGCCGGAGATTTCATTCACTTCAGAAGCTGCTAAGCAGCGGATTTTGGCAGAAGCCTATACCACGCGCGCTTATATGCATTACATAATAAGCAAAACATGGGGGGACGCTATCATCCGTGATGAGCCTATCGAATCTTCCAGTGCCGAGGTTACCCAGAGAGAGCGTTCTCCGCAAACAGAAGTCTTTGCTTTTATAAAACAGGATTTGGAACAAGCTATTGCCCTTTTTCCAGACGACAGCTTTCCCAGTGGCCGGATGCGCTGGTCGCGTGCGGCTGCCAACGCAGTGAAAGCTGATGTGAACTTGTTTACCGGAAAACGCTTAGGGGGAGGTAGTGCTGATTTTAGTAACGCCTTAGCGGCAATTGAAGCAATTGAGGGAACGGATACCGGCTTGCTACCCGATTTTGCCGATATTTTCCGGTATGATAATAAAGGTAACCGCGAATTACTGATGGTGATTCATCATGATGTGATTGAAGGAGGGTTATTTCTGCATTTTACTTGGTTCGGGTCGCAACTTCCCGCAAATGTAGGCGAAGAAAGTAGGAACCTGATTTTACCAACTGGAAATGGTATTGGCTTATTGGTGGCTACACAACTTGTTCGTAATCAGTTTTCTATGACAGATAGTCGCCGCGACGCTACCTTCCACGAAGTATTTGCCTACGATGCCAATGGTAATGCTACCTATTATACCAATGTCAATCTTAAATTCAGCGGTATTGTTGAGGGCGGAACCCGCTATTTTACCAACGACGCCATTTTATACCGTTATGCAGATGTCTTGCTAATGAAAGCAGAGGCAAAAAACGCGTTGGGGCAAGATCCTTCGGTAGAAATGAACGAAATCCGTAGACGGGCTTTCGGATCTGCGTTCAATAATCATATTTTTGTGAACGGCAGCCAGGAAGAGAATGAAACACTTATTCTCCGCGAAAGATTATTGGAATTGCTATTTGAAGGTAAACGTTGGGATGATTTGGTACGATACGGGAAAGTTTTTGATATCGTACCCAATTTGCAATCGAGACGTGATGAGCAGCATTTGCTGTTGTTTCCCATTGGCAATAATATCTTGAATACAGAACCACTGGTTGTTCAAAACCCAGGTTATGAATAA
- a CDS encoding sialidase family protein produces MNNPRKRILALSIVYFCTIALSGAMQAQQVSGDRPGLQVKKIKDFVIYKDTLFHAAFPSIVQCVDSTYLLAFRRAPERRNYGESGFNHIDPNSYLVSLRSTDGEHWSESPSLLYAHPFGGSQDPCLLRLRDGTILCASYGWAPMSAEALAAIQKPYFEASGSLFLGGYLLRSTDNGEHWEEPIYPPAVPAEINHTLFQRAVPAYNRGALCEGKDGRLFWVIAATDREEPQKTSNHLLVSDDQGRSWEYSCPVATDEEVSFNEASVYETPDGELLAFLRTENFGDTACIARSTDGGKSFQKWQPMGFKGHPLQAHRLPNEQVLLVYGYRHQPFGIRAKLLNASCTDFETAPEIVLRDDGGNGDLGYPWSVQLDEHRVLVVYYYNRQTTDNRHIAGTLLEIK; encoded by the coding sequence ATGAATAATCCACGGAAAAGAATACTTGCGCTTAGCATAGTCTATTTTTGCACTATCGCTTTGAGTGGAGCCATGCAGGCACAACAAGTCTCGGGAGATAGGCCAGGTCTTCAGGTGAAAAAAATAAAAGATTTTGTTATCTATAAAGACACCCTCTTTCATGCAGCATTTCCTTCCATTGTGCAATGTGTTGATAGCACTTATTTATTGGCATTCCGTCGGGCACCGGAACGAAGGAATTACGGTGAATCGGGCTTCAATCACATTGATCCCAATAGTTACCTGGTTTCACTCCGTTCTACTGATGGCGAACATTGGAGCGAGTCGCCCTCGTTGCTTTATGCTCATCCCTTCGGTGGATCTCAGGATCCTTGCTTACTACGCTTACGGGATGGCACCATTCTTTGCGCCAGCTATGGCTGGGCACCGATGTCGGCGGAAGCGCTAGCTGCTATCCAAAAACCTTATTTTGAAGCTTCAGGTTCACTTTTTCTAGGAGGATACCTGTTACGCTCAACCGATAATGGGGAACATTGGGAAGAACCCATATACCCACCGGCGGTTCCCGCAGAAATCAATCACACCTTGTTTCAGCGCGCTGTACCGGCTTATAATCGGGGAGCGTTGTGCGAAGGAAAAGACGGGCGGTTATTCTGGGTGATTGCTGCTACAGATCGGGAAGAACCGCAAAAGACTTCCAATCATTTACTTGTTTCAGATGATCAGGGACGCAGCTGGGAGTACAGCTGCCCGGTTGCGACAGATGAAGAAGTTTCCTTCAATGAGGCTTCCGTATATGAAACACCCGATGGTGAGTTACTGGCATTTTTACGTACTGAAAATTTCGGCGATACGGCTTGTATAGCTCGTTCAACCGATGGAGGAAAAAGCTTTCAGAAGTGGCAACCTATGGGTTTTAAAGGGCACCCATTACAAGCGCATCGTTTACCCAATGAACAAGTTTTACTCGTATATGGGTATCGGCACCAGCCCTTTGGCATCCGGGCCAAATTACTCAATGCCTCGTGTACAGATTTTGAGACAGCCCCCGAAATCGTGTTACGTGACGATGGCGGTAACGGTGATTTAGGTTACCCCTGGTCGGTACAACTGGATGAGCACCGTGTGCTGGTGGTATATTACTACAATAGGCAGACAACCGATAACCGTCATATTGCCGGGACCTTATTAGAAATAAAATAA
- a CDS encoding sialidase family protein: MQLRECLLFICCLGALFPLISCQSEGSDARLNKMADSDVRITLYPQKDESGQAVKGIPAYDGMEIDYQKGERNRLHISFGDPVIVSKARDPQPWGHYQFPTLHHYLDSQLVARIHLSDDAVASYGKTRYLYAASGDDGTTWKILEASQDSVEQELAEGVLLPNGDRIKITTPPSIHERDLHLPESVGKTINNFNLYPLELLPKERQGIFLTRLPKGSKHWQTEQAKLLDSLALRYTIKGEMPVVWWGDLHLGADGSIYAGVYPGYYLRDDGTVDPRSGIFFYQSTDMGHTWEIQGRIPYAFDHNLHAEGERFAGFTEPTFEILPDSSFLCVMRTTDEINGPMYASRSTDKGVTWTKPAVLSATGVLPRLLQLENGILVLSYGRPGVQLRFSQDGGDTWTEAFEMLPYDVIDNVDWFTTCGYTSLLPLDSDRFLLIYSDFFTMNERGELRKSIKVREIDVTAISK; this comes from the coding sequence ATGCAATTAAGAGAATGTTTACTGTTTATCTGCTGTTTGGGTGCGCTGTTTCCTTTGATAAGCTGCCAGTCTGAAGGCAGCGATGCCCGGTTGAATAAAATGGCCGACAGCGATGTCAGGATAACCTTGTATCCCCAGAAAGATGAATCGGGACAAGCCGTTAAGGGGATACCTGCCTACGACGGAATGGAGATCGACTACCAGAAGGGAGAAAGGAACCGCTTACATATTTCTTTTGGAGACCCGGTCATTGTTAGCAAAGCTAGGGATCCGCAACCTTGGGGCCATTATCAATTTCCTACACTTCATCATTATTTAGACAGCCAATTGGTTGCCCGTATCCACTTATCGGATGATGCGGTAGCCTCATACGGAAAAACACGTTATTTATACGCAGCATCGGGGGATGATGGAACAACTTGGAAAATACTGGAAGCATCGCAGGATTCGGTGGAGCAGGAGCTGGCAGAGGGAGTCCTCTTGCCTAACGGAGACCGTATAAAAATCACTACTCCGCCTTCCATTCACGAACGGGATCTGCACTTACCCGAATCTGTAGGGAAGACAATCAATAACTTCAACTTATATCCGTTGGAGTTACTACCCAAGGAGCGGCAGGGCATATTTCTGACACGCTTGCCAAAAGGCAGTAAGCATTGGCAAACCGAACAGGCAAAGTTACTGGATTCGTTGGCGCTTCGGTATACGATCAAAGGAGAAATGCCTGTCGTTTGGTGGGGAGATTTGCACTTGGGGGCTGATGGTTCTATTTATGCCGGTGTTTATCCCGGCTACTATCTGCGTGACGACGGAACCGTAGATCCGCGTTCCGGCATTTTCTTTTACCAATCGACAGATATGGGGCATACCTGGGAAATTCAAGGTCGGATACCCTATGCCTTCGACCATAACTTACATGCAGAAGGGGAGCGCTTCGCTGGTTTTACAGAACCGACCTTTGAAATCTTGCCAGATAGCAGTTTCCTTTGTGTGATGCGTACGACCGATGAAATCAACGGCCCCATGTATGCCAGCAGATCAACCGATAAGGGGGTCACATGGACGAAACCCGCTGTATTATCGGCGACAGGCGTGCTGCCCAGACTCTTACAACTCGAAAACGGAATCTTGGTGTTGTCCTATGGGCGGCCGGGTGTGCAGTTGCGCTTTTCTCAGGATGGCGGAGATACATGGACGGAGGCTTTTGAGATGCTGCCTTACGATGTTATCGATAACGTCGATTGGTTTACCACCTGCGGATATACGAGTTTACTGCCTTTGGACAGCGACCGTTTTCTATTAATTTATTCCGATTTTTTTACTATGAATGAACGCGGCGAGTTGCGAAAATCGATCAAAGTGCGTGAAATCGATGTGACTGCAATCTCTAAATAA